The nucleotide sequence ATTGCTCAGTTCATAAAAGAAACCTTTTCCCGCAAATTTGAGGGAAAAGAATTTCTTCGCCAATGTTTTGCTATCGGTTATAAATCCTTACCACTTATATCGGTCACCGGTTTCATCATGGGTTTTGTATTGACCATTCAATCGCGTCCGGCACTTGTTAGCTTTGGCGCGGAAACTATGTTACCGGGTATGGTGGCCATCTCGTTAGTGCGGGAAATGGGACCAGTAATAACGGCCTTGATATGTGCAGGAAAAATTGCTTCAGGTATTGGAGCCGAACTGGGGAGCATGAAAGTAACAGAACAAATTGAAGCAATGGAAGTATCTTCCACTCATCCAATGCGATTCTTAGTCGTAACCAGAGTGTGGGCTGCCACATGGATGATTCCGCTTTTAATCCTGTATGCCGATGGGCTTGGTATCATTGGCAGTTGGTTTGGAGCTAATATAAAAGGAGATGTATCGCTTGTTTTGTTTTTCTCGCAGGCATTTAGTCATATTGGTTTTATTGATTTGTTACCGGCTGTGATGAAGTCATTTTTTTTCGGGGCAGTTATCGGATTGGTAGGTTGCTACAAGGGATATAATGCGGGACGTGGAACCGAAAGTGTAGGAAAAGCCGCAAACTCGGCTGTTGTATTAGCCTCTTTGCTGATACTGATCGTTGATATGATTGCTGTACAAATAACAGATATGATACCAGTATGAAAACAGAGGAATTACAATTGTCACATAAAGAACCAAACGGAACAGCAAGCAACGAAACGGTTATTGAAATATCCGATCTATGCAAATCGTTCGGAACACAGAACGTTTTAAAAAACTTTTCGATGAAGCTTTACAATGGCGAAAACTTGGTAATACTAGGCAAATCGGGTAGTGGTAAATCCGTTTTAATCAAGTGCATTGTTGGCCTGTTACGCTCGGATAGCGGTACAATAAAAGTCTTTGATCATGAGGTTACTACATTAACCTCCCAAAAAATGGGCGAGATACGTCAGAAGATTGGTTTTCTATTTCAGAGTGGCGCTTTGTATGATTCAATGACAGTAAAAGAGAATCTGGAATTTCCTTTACGAAGAATCAGAACACATCTTAAGCAAAAAGAAATAGATGCAAAAATTACGGAAGTGTTGGAAAATGTTGGATTGGCAGATGCCCTTAATAAAATGCCTTCGCAATTATCCGGAGGTATGCGTAAGAGAATTAGTCTGGCGAGAACAATCGTTGTCGACCCCCAAATTATCCTCTACGATGAACCTACCACCGGACTTGATCCGGTAACATCCGACGAGATAAGTTTACTTATTAACGAGGTTCAAAAAAAATATAAAACCTCTTCGATTATTATCACACACGATATACGATGTGCCCGCATTACAGCCAACCGACTTATTATGTTGCAAGATGGTGAAGTGTATGCAGAAGGTAATATGGCAGAGTTCGATAATTCGACCGATAAGGTTATTAAGTCATTCTTTAAATAAAAGAACAAAACAATTCAAGCAACCAAATTATGGATACTCATACTCAGAAATTTAAAATTCGTTTAGGACTTTTTGTAGCCGGAGGACTAACATTATTTATTTTCGCTGTATTTATTATTGGGAAACAAAAAAACTTGTTTAACCCTGTTTTCAAACTTACATCCACCTTTCACAATGTAGGCGGATTGCAGATTGGGAATAATGTCCGCTTCTCGGGCATCAATGTGGGAACAGTAGATAATATAGTTATTATAAACGATTCTACAGTACGGACAGATCTCTTGATTAAAGAAGAAATCCGAAAGTTTATAAAAACTGATTGCCGAATTGCAATTGGGTCTGAAGGAATTATTGGAGATAAGCTGGTAACTATTTCGCAGGGAAGTGCAGATGCACCCTTGATCAAAGAGGGTCAGCGGCTAGAATCGAACGAACCGGTAGAAACTGATGTCATCATGGCTAGTTTGGCTATTACTGCTGGAAATGCAGAAGTTATTACCCGCGAACTAGCTGAAATCATGATAAAAATAAACAGTGGCACAGGTACTCTCGGTCGGTTAATTCAGGATAAAACGCTTGCCGAGAACTTGGATAAAACCATTGTGAATCTTAAACAGGGATCTAAGAGCCTGGATGAAAACATGACGGCAATCAAACACAACATCCTTTTCAAAGGCTACTTTAACAAAAAGGCTAAGAAAGAAGCTAAACTGAAAGAAGATGCAGTGAAAGCCGCAGAAAAGAAGAAGAAAAAATCAACTAAGAAATAGAGTTTAAGATACGCCAATAAGTTTTGACGTGTATCATTATTCTTTTTTCCGGGATTTTACTATTAAAAATACACCGAAAACTATTGTAGCAAGACCGGTTAATGGAGACCTGCTAAAATGTTGAGGTTGGTTATAAGGTAATATAGCCGTTTCGGGTTTCAGATTTTCTTCTCCTTTAATCAAACTGATGGAAGTAAAGATTGTGAGCAATAAGCCCAAAATTATTAATGTGATACTTATTATTTTCATCTTGCTATGGTTCTTATTTCGTTAAAAAACGGAGTATTTTTATCTTCCACGCATTTAACCGCATACAAATAGAGTGCAGCACTCCAGGTCTGCCAGTCTTGCCCCATGGGTTTGCCGTCCTGTGCTTTTATCCATTCATTAAATCCGAAATCGGGTTTGTCAGTTCTTGCTTTTTTTACGAATTGTGTTAAAACATCAAGTTTTTCTTTGGCAAGTGAGTACTTTTTAGCCGCAACCAATGCTGCGATATAAAAACCGCATACAAAAGGCCAGATACCCCCGTTGTGATAATCGCCGGGGTTATTGAATTCTGCATACCGTTCGTTCCATTCAGGGTCAGCAGGTCTTACAAAAGGGAAAAAATTGGGAGGCAAATCGACTGCCAGATCCCCTTTGGCACGCATAGCAGTACATTCTTCTTCAACCCATGCAATCATTTCGATGGCTCTGGAGGGGGATGCTATTCCCGATAGAATAGCTAAGCTGTTACCTAGCAGATCGAATCGTTCGCTGCTTAGAATTTTATACGACCACATGGCATAATACGGTTTATATTTTACAACTAACCCAGTGTGCACATGATGATGAATTGTTCCACCGGTAATGGTGAATTTGTTCATTTCCTGCAGAATACGCTCCGCTTTTTCATTTAATCCAAACAACCGCAAATAGCTGTAAACAATTGTATTTACAAATAATCCGTAGCCCAGCACCCATTGTTCGTCGCGCCAGTCGCTGGTGGGCTGTTGTGCCACCATGTACCTGTCGGACGGACTTTGATACTCCATCCATGTAAGTGCTTTTTCAACCGCTTCCTGCAGAAACCCAGGTTCGCCGCTTTGTTTTCGGAAAATACCTATGCCAAGTAGAAACAAGGGTGTTGTATCACTCGAACCGCGATCTTCACCATCATGGACCAATGAAGGTATATGACCGTGTTCACTCTGGTTTTTAGCCAGAGTTTCCAGTACGTAGCGCATGCTGTTCATCAACTTCTCGTTCCCGCTCACAGCAATTCCCAAAATAGAAAACATTAAATCTCGCGTGTATGGTTCGGGGTATCCCCACCCAGCTGTACGTGGTAGTGCCATATAAGGACCGTGCGCATTGTGAAGAAGTACTTCCAGTGCGGCTTTTTTAGTCTCATTTATTTCCTGATCAACTCTATTTTTCATGATTATCTGTACTATTTCTGATTTATATTCCGAAATGTATCCCCTTTAGGTTAACAATTATAGCTGAGGAGTATACTTCCTATTTTATGCCCAACCTGTCATTCATTATCTGAACAAATTTTTTAGCTACTACCCGGTAGTCAAAGTTTTTTACAACACGATCATGCCCGGCTTTACCCATTTTTTCACGTAAAAGGGCATCATTCATCAGTATCGACATGTATTTGGCAATATCGGACACATCTGCCCGGTAATCAACAATGCGTGGGGTATTAAATACTACTTTATGATGATCTTCAAAACCCGATTCAGGACCAAGAATAACTTCGCTTACCACTATTTTCTTAGCGACTCCCGCCAGCAATGCCGTTTCGCCGTGTACCAATGTGTCCAGCATACCCATTGCATTAATACTCAATACCGGTTTTGCGCAGGCTCCCGCTTCTACTTGCGGCATACCGAACCCTTCCAATCTTGATGGGGCAGCGTAAATATCGCAGGCAGCTATCAGAAAAGGCATGAAGTTACGGGAGATTGTATTGACGGCATAAATGACATTTTTTTCAATACCCAGACTGGTTGCAAGTTCATCATCGGATATATTCTGAATTTTGGTACGCTTTTGTGGCCATACTTTACAAACGTATTTCCATTTCGGAACTTTTTTATCAATAAGTGCAAGCGCCTGCATAACTTCCTGGCCGCCCTTCGATGCAGCATCCCCTCCCACAGTGAGAATCATTAATTCATCCGGCGAAATGCCTAAAGCTTCCCGGACGGCAATGATTTTAGGATCACTCTTTCTGTAAGGCTTAAAAGTATCCGTATCGCACCCAACAGGTAAAACTTCAATTCTGTCACCATCAATACCATCGCGCACATACATTTCTTTTACCCAATTAGAGGTAACTAGAATAAGAGGAAGTGCATTCAGAACATCTTGATAATTGGCAATATATCCATCGGAAACTAACCATGGAACGGGCTGCATTCCGAATCGTTGCGGATTAAGAATCAAATGAGGCGTATATCCCCAATAACCAATTCCCACGACTACATCGGGTTTAAACCAACGATAATACCATTCTTTTTCTTGATCCGATTCGAAATGCGCGGCGTGAACATCGACACCCAATTCCATCAAACCTTTGTATAACAAATCTCCCTGTGTTGCCAGTCCCCCGGGAGTCGGAGGATATTCATACAATACCAATACTTTCATACTAAGTTTATTTTAATTTGATTCTTGCAAAGTGAGCATCTTTAAATTGCCAGAAAGCTTCAGACAACGGAGTTGTTTCGGCTTCCCAGCTATCTTTGTCGAACCCGTAGGTGTCGGTAATTAGTTTATATTTCCTCAACCATATCTTTTCGGAAAGCAATTCGAATATAGCTGCATTCTTTTTCGCTTTCGGAAAATAAGCTTTGTTGCCATCTTCGTAGGCAAATGTCCAGAGTTCGCTGGCCGTTATTTTTCTCTCGTGCCAAAGAGTTACTACCGCTTTGTTGACTTCCTCGTGCCTTAGATGTTTAGTATATTCGCCAGCTGAATCGTGCGTTATAATCAAGTCATAATGAGTTTCTGACAGGAGTCGCAGGATCTCATTCTCCAGCACTTTTTCATCCAGCGGATGTTGGTCGGGTCCATCATCCAAATCACCCATAGCCCCTTGGGCATTTAGCATTACAAGTGCATTTTTAAACCTTGAGGCCCGTTCCGGATCACTTGCACGGCAAATGCACACCACAAACCAATTGTTTAACGGATGTTCCAGCATAATTCCACCTGCCCACAAAGTCTCGTCGTCGGGATGGGCCACAATTACCGCAATCGATTTAACTCTATTACTTTTCATTCTTATACTTTTCGACGGTTAAGCGCGCCATCAGGTAACTTATGGTTGACTCTGCTCCCTGATTCAGATTCACATGAGTTTCTTCCAGCCCGTCGTAACACCCGCCGGTACATGGATTATAAACGATTTGATGCAAGCGGTTATTCCCTAAGAACCAGTTGAAAGCAATTTCCATTTTGTTGCGGTAATCTTCGTCGCTCAGCACATCGTAAAATTTACTCAGCGTCATGATGGTGTAGGCCACATCGATGGGTTGTTCTCCAAACTGTCCGGCTTCCTGGCCTTTTTGTAACCACCCTTTATTCGATATCACTTCAATTCCGTTTTTGTTGAAAATAAGCGATAACAAAAAATCAAAGGAAGTTACAGCGATTTCTTTATAACTTTCTTTGCCGGTAATAAGCCAGGCGTAAAGCATGGCTTCAGGTAAGATACTGTTGGCATAAGTCATATAACTCTCATACCATTTCCATATTGAAGTAGATTCTTTCTTGTACAATTCCATTAACCGGTTGGCAAATACCTCCACGATGGACTGAAAAATTGCCGATTTTTCCGTCTTCTGAAAATAGAATAACCCTTTTATAGCAAAAGCCATAGCCCGGGGCGATTTGGTAGATTTCAGATTAAGCATGGCACGTTGAAAGATGCTGATGGCATCGGTAACAATGGTATCAGGTAAGATTTGCTTTAGCGAAACCACATAACCCAATGCCCATAAGGCCCTGCCATTGGAATCTTCTAAATTGACTTCCTGATTCTGAGCCGTAAAATTATGGTCTTGATCTACATAATTTAAGAAATTACCGGATGGCTGCTGACATAATTTTATAAAAGAAAGGTATTTACGGATATTCTCAGTGCTCTCTTTTTCGCTGGATAGTTTAAAGTTCATACAAGAGGCTACAAGCGCACGTGCATTGTCGTCCAGGGTATAGCCAGATTTAATGTCAGGCTGATTAATTTTAGAAAACTGAATCATTCCGAATTCGGTTGTCATAGCATTTAAATGTGCCAGATTGATTTCCGGTAAATTATAGCGGAATTTAGTCTTATTACCCGACATCTGCTGAAACAACATTGCATAGGCCACAGCCGAGTTTTCCCAGGCAGTAGAAACAATCTTCTGCAAGGTATTCGATATAATATTTTTCCGCAAAGGATAATCGTTAAGCAAAAGGTTTACGCTGCTGGCCAGTTGTGCTGAATTCCTGAAATCAAAAATGATCCCTGTATCTTTGGTCAGCACTTCCCGGGCATGTGGTATGGGTGTAGAAATAATCGGACAACCGCAGCTCATAGCATACACAAATGTGCCACTCACAGCCTGATTCGGATCGTTAGTAGTAAAAAGGTAAATATCGGTGAGCTGTAAATATTCAAGCAGTACCGGTAATTCAAGGTACTTGTTGATAAACTTCACATGATCATTTATTCCCAGTTCGTTCACCTTTTTAACCAGACTTTCCCGATACATTTCGCCTTCGTTTTTCACTACTTCGGGATGAGTCTTTCCAATTACCAGAAATATTACTTCAGGACATTGCTTTATTATGGCAGGCAAGGCATCTAGCGTGGTTTCGATACTTTTGCCCGAGCTGAGTAAGCCAAAGGTAGTCAGTACTTTCCGCCCGGTTAATCCGTATTTATCTTTCAGAAACTTTTCGCTTAAATGCGGAACAAGGTGTGTTCCATGGGCAATCACGCTTATTTTTTTTGTAGAAACACCATAATCGCTCATCAGAATTTCTGCCGAAGTTTTAGTCATCACAACCACCGATTTACAGGCAGACACAATATTATTAACCTGCAACCTTAGCAGCGAATCAGGATTAGGTAATACCGTATGGAAAGCCACCACTACCGGCTTTTTTATGTCGTGCAATAGTTGCAGAAAGGCTTGCTCCTGATTTTTATAGAATCCGAACTCATGCTGAATCAGCACAAATTGAATTTGATTATTCTCATTAATAGCCCGGCCAAGATCCAGATATGAATTCCTCTGTGATGTATCCAGAGTGTATTTAACTTCTTCTGGGTAATTGTAGGTATCCCTGCCGTTTTCCAGCGCACAAGTTTTAATTGACAATGAATTGCTAAATTTCTTGTTCAACGCCATGATCAAATCTTGCGAGTATGTTGCAATACCGCATTCCCTGGGGGGATAAGAAGTTACAAACAATACTTCGGCTTTATTATGAGTCAGGTTAAGATGAATATGATGTATACTTTTCTTTATTTTATCGGGTAATATTGTTGATCTGTCGTAACTGAATACGGTCTCTCCGTTAATAAGTCTGTCTGACTTTTCGAAGATATTTTCATTTCTCATTTTTTTTGTTTTTTAGATGATTTATGAAGTGCGTGCGCTTTTGGTATTTCAGCAGTCCCGGCAACATCCATATGCTTACTTTCAACGCCGGAATTAGCTAATAGTTCATTGACTAAGTCTCTGAGCTTTAACGAAGCACAGGCAATGCAAGAATCGGCGGCTCCGTAATAAATAAATAAGGTACCGCCAAACAAAGCAGTTCCGGTGGGGAAGCAAACGTTATCAATAGTACCCCGTAATTCCCACTCATTATCTGGCTTAAACAACACTTCCGGCAACCGGGCAAGTTCTTTGGACGGATCATTTAGATCCAGCAAAGCCGCGCAGGCCGAATACACAAGTCCGTTCTCCGTTTCTTCTACACCATGATAAATCAATACCCATCCATGTTCTGTTTCAATAGGAGGGCAACCACTTCCGATATAGCTTGATTCGTGTTTATGGATCGGGTCCATCACAATATGATCATGAAAATTATTAAAATAATCTTTCCAGAATTCAGGAGTCAGATCCTTCAACTCTTTGATAGAAACCAATTGAATGCCCGGTCTGATGCGATGAAGAAATACAAGGTTTCCATTGATCCGGCGTGGAAAGAAAACCACATTCTTATCCCATAACAAAATTCTTTCATCCGGATCGGATTCCTGATAATAAAACTTATGATTGTGGTAGTAATTTTCATTTACTCTATGAGCCGATTCTACCAGATAAACAAAATTAGCATATGTAATAGGAGGCACTATCAGTCCATGTTTGGTAAAATGAAGTAAATCTTTCGAAGTAGCCAATGCGCCCCGTGCATTCGTACCGTCGTATCCGGTGTAAGACATGTAGTACGTATCGTCAATTTTAACGATACGAGGATCTTCCACACCCTGCGATTCATAATCAAATTCCGAAATTATAAACGGTTTTTCCCATCTCTCGGCCACATTAAGTGGTCCGTCCAACCTGCAGTAACCAATCGTGGATTGATTCCATAGTTGAACTGCCCGGTAAAAAATATGAACACTATCACCTTCACGAATAACAGCCGGATTTAGTATACCTTCATTTTCAAATTCCAGTTCAGACTTTGCCAATACTATTCCTTCTTTTCTAACCTCAATCATGATTGTTATATTATATAAATTCCTGCCATTTGGCTATTTGTCAGCAACGAAGAAAGACCATCGGTCGTTTTACCGATGGTCTTTCAGCTTTACCCGGTTTATCGTTTGATCAGATCTTTTTCTACTTTTTCGGCGGTAAGTTCCGCGTCATGAATCAGATCCGTAACATCAACCTTTACTTTTTCGAACTTATCGGTGATACTTTCAACCATATCACTGAATTTATCTTTCAACGCATCCATTTTTCGTTCACCTTTGCGGTAAATAGATCTGCGTGTTACCGAACCTTGTGCCGGTGCAAATAAAATACCTAATAAAGCGCCTGTTGCTGCGCCGGCAATTACGCCTAATACTACTTTTCCTGTACTCATAATCTTTTTTTTAATTGATATTGATTGCATAATTTGCATTAAAACCTAAAACCCACTGTAGCTTGCGCCCAGGCATTTTTGTAACGGGGAGTTGTTGAAGTCCCGTCGCCATTGTTATTATACAGATCCATTCCAACCCTAGCTCCGATAACAATGCTAGATAGAGTTATATCTATTCCACCAACCATGCATAACGTGTTTTTACGAATATCGTCTGCCTCAAAGTCCTGAGTTACCTCAACATCGGTAATCGGATTAGTGAACACATCTTTTTGTTTGATCAAATAAGAGTATTGAGGTCCGACAAGCAGTGTTAGCATCCTGCTGGGTTTTATGGCTAAAAATATGGGTATGTCGATGTAATTCGTGGTGCGGGTCAGGCCTACATCACTGCCAAGCACACTGCTGGTCGCTTTAAAGCCTTTCTGTGAGAACAATACCTCGGGTTGGATGCCCACATATTTGCCAAGAGGGAGACTTAAAAATAAACCACCAGCAAAACCAATTTTACCATCAGCTTCATATTCTTCGCCTTCCGAATCATAAATATTTGAATAGTTCGCACCTGCTTTTATTCCAATATGAATATTGTCTCTAGAATCTGAATCTGTTCCCTGCGCGTTTATTGTATTAGCAATTAACAGGCAAGCTAAGAATGTAAATACATTTTTTTTCATTTGATTTTAATTTTAATTTTAATTGAGCTTACCCAACAAAGGTGAGATTTTTAAACATTGAAAGCATTACACAATTTTTTCAAAGAGTTGCAAGATTCACACATTCAGCTGTATATAATAAAAAACACCTATGTTCGGGTTTGGAACATAGGTGTACATTGGTTAAAATCATCTTCTAACTGCCGCCGTACTGTGCGTCATTGAAGGAATTCTTTACAACCTTAAAAGCGGTTTTGCAAAATACCCGTTAATAATAACGCTTAACATCGTTGGCCTTTTTTACCGCTTTATCTGATTTTTCTCTTGCTTTCTCGGCTTTTTCATTAGCCTTTTCTGCTTTCTCATCAGCCTTTTTGGACTTTAGTTCAGCTTTAGCCGCTTTTTCTTTAGCCACAATAGCGTCTTCAGCAATTTGATTTCTTTCTTCTTGTGCTTTAACAATTTTTTTGTACTCTTTGAATTGATTTTCGTCGAGCGCTAGTTTAAACTCCTGTGTTTTTTCCTTTTCAGACGATTTTATTGCTCTATTGGTCGCTTTTCTGCTTTTACCCCGATTTTGTATATCTTTCTCATCCTTGGTATATTTCAAGAAGATGTCGTAAGACTCCTGATATTGCCTGTCTGTCAGCTTTACATCATTTTTTAAATTATCCGTTTGGTTTTTCACTTTCTGTTCAAGCGTCATATAACCCTGATAATTCTGAGCGCTAACCTGTATTGCGCAAAACAAGAACACTACTAGACTAACAGCAAGAGCAAACCAGTGAGAGCCTTTAAATAGTTTTTTATCCATTATTTTAGTTTAAATAGTTTAATACGATTAAAATAGATTTATGTTTGGGTGAGGTTATAATATGAATGTAAGACCAATCTTACCACCCGAAAACTCATTGCCACCCCCAAATTCAAGGTTAACGCCTATATTTTTGTTAAAATAGTAACGTCCACCAACCTGTGCGCCAAGGCCAAGACCCGAGTTATAGCTTCCACCATATCCTTTGGGAGAGTTCCACGAAACGAATCCAACATTCAAACCGGCATAGAAATCCCACTCGCTTGGGAGATTTAGTACATAATTGAAATGATAGTTGGCATTACCCGAAATACCCCAGATATTATGATGATAATCGGTATTAGACCAATTTTCGTTATATCCACGATACGATAATTCACCACCCAGCGTTACATCACGGATAATAGCGTGATCCAAACCAACAAAAACAGGTACTCCGTGATTAGAAAAACCAAGACCTAAATTTAATTGTGTATCACCCTTGTAAAGAGGTCCTTGAGCACTTGTAAATGTTGCACACAACATAAGCCCTACGAATAAAAATAAATACTTCATTTGATTGTTTTTTTTTGATTGCATAATTTGCATTTTTTTTAATGATTTGAACGACCATTACCCCGTTTGTTTTTTTTACCTGATTGAAATTTATTCTGTTTTTCGTGGTTGCTGTTTCGTCCAACAGACTTCCGTTCTCCGGAATTGTCACGATAACCGTGGTCATATTTTTTTCTGTGTTCTTTGAAATGCGATTGCGGTGTGTTACCATGATAATCATTCATAACTACTTTATAGCCTCTGTACAAATCGTAATTTCTGTAACGTGGAGGCAAATAAGTTCGTCTCACCCATCTGTTATCCAATATATATATAAACTTAGCAGATTGAATGTCGTAATATGATTCGATGTCTGGCAGATAATAATAACGAACATCACTATATCCCGCCGGACCCCATGCAGGAGGTCTTCCAAAGTTAACTGTAACAGACAGCTGACTTTGTACCGAAGCCGCAAACAACAACATGATTCCAAATACAAATAGCTTTGTCTTTTTCATCTTTATTTGATTTTAATTTTAATTGAGCTTACTGTGCAAAGGTGAGAACATAAAACATTGAAAGCATTACACAATTTTGGCTAAGAGTTACAAGATTCACACATTCAGTTAGATACAATAAAAATCACCTATGTTCCGGTTTGGAACACAGGTGATTACTTTGCTTTTAAAATTTTCTGCAGTAAGGTTAGAGAATAAAAGCCGAATTGACAATCTTCATAATATAAAGGTAAGACCAATCTTACCGCCCGAAAACTCGTTACCTCCACCAAATTCAAGATTAATCCCTACATTTCTGTTAAAGTAGTAACGACCACCCACCTGTGCGCCAAGACCTAACCCCGAATTATAGCTTCCGCCATAACCCTTGGGAGAACTCCAAGAAACGAACCCAACATTTAAACCGGCATAGAAATCCCAGTTCCTGGGGATATTCAACACATGGTTGAAATGATAGTTGGCATTCCCTGATATACCCCAGATATTATGATGATAATCGTCGTTCGACCAACCTTCATTATATCCTCGATACGATAATTCGCCACCCAGCGTTACATCACGGCTAATGGCGTGATCCAAACCAATATAAACAGGCACCCCGTGATTAGAGAAACCTACACCTATATTTAATTGGGTATCACCTTTGGAAAGAGGTCCCTGAGCACTTGCAAATGTTACACATAACATTAGCCCTGCAAATAAAAATAAATACTTCATTTGATTGATTTTTTTGTTTTCTTAAATGAATAGTGAACTCTTACCATTAATAAACAATTAAAGGTCGTTGATAGTTTTTGCTAAACCATTAACGACCTGTTTGTCTGTATCAGCCTATGTGTGTTACTGCCTGGTAAATGTAAACTTAGCACCCTGCTGTAAAAGAACCATTTTCTTTTCGGCAGGAACAAACTCCATCACAACGCCGGCTGTCTCGAATCTGAACTTATCTGTACCGAAGCACTCCAGCGGGAAAGACGGCTGACCGGTGGCTTGGGCAAAAAGAGCACCTTCCTGAACAAAAACCTTTACCTTCAGTCCAATCTGCGTACTCGAATAGTCGCCTGCGTATTTTTCCAGATCGGCTGCATCCAACTTAACAGCCTCTGTAAAAACAGGTAGCATATACGATGCATCACCGGTAACAACACTCAATATACCAATGGCAATATCGCTCAACCTGAACAAAGTCCCGTTAGACACGATTGCAACCGCCATATTCAGATCAGGCATAAAAAACAACGACGACTGGAAACCATCAATGCCCCCGTCATGACCAAAACCTTTCCAATCCTTGAACTTGTAAGGAACCAACCCCATTCCGTAATTATCCTTCATAGTCGTCATCAACTTCACGCTTTCGGCATTCACCACCTTACCTCCGGCCAGACACACTATAAAACGATTTAAGTCGGCAGGCGTGGAAGCCAGAGCACCCGCACCCAGCGGAACACTACAGTCGGTTTCTTTCTCAGGTACCCAACCAGCAAAATAACTGTAAGAAGCAGCCTCGTTCTCTTCTGCACTTATCGCATCAAAAATACGTGTATGCTTTAATCCGCAAGGACCGGTAATATACTCTTTCAGCAAGGCGTCGTAAGGTTTGCCACCGGCATCTTCTGCAATGAAAGTCAGCAGCATATAGTTAGAATTAGAATACTCGAATTTGGAGTCGGGTTCGAAATTACTGTCAAACGCCGCCAGTCTGTCCAGCAACATCTGCTTGCTTTGCGGCAAATTGTACCATTGCAAGTAATCCGGCGT is from uncultured Macellibacteroides sp. and encodes:
- a CDS encoding pesticidal protein Cry7Aa, which encodes MIEVRKEGIVLAKSELEFENEGILNPAVIREGDSVHIFYRAVQLWNQSTIGYCRLDGPLNVAERWEKPFIISEFDYESQGVEDPRIVKIDDTYYMSYTGYDGTNARGALATSKDLLHFTKHGLIVPPITYANFVYLVESAHRVNENYYHNHKFYYQESDPDERILLWDKNVVFFPRRINGNLVFLHRIRPGIQLVSIKELKDLTPEFWKDYFNNFHDHIVMDPIHKHESSYIGSGCPPIETEHGWVLIYHGVEETENGLVYSACAALLDLNDPSKELARLPEVLFKPDNEWELRGTIDNVCFPTGTALFGGTLFIYYGAADSCIACASLKLRDLVNELLANSGVESKHMDVAGTAEIPKAHALHKSSKKQKK
- a CDS encoding YtxH domain-containing protein translates to MSTGKVVLGVIAGAATGALLGILFAPAQGSVTRRSIYRKGERKMDALKDKFSDMVESITDKFEKVKVDVTDLIHDAELTAEKVEKDLIKR
- a CDS encoding glycosyltransferase, which codes for MRNENIFEKSDRLINGETVFSYDRSTILPDKIKKSIHHIHLNLTHNKAEVLFVTSYPPRECGIATYSQDLIMALNKKFSNSLSIKTCALENGRDTYNYPEEVKYTLDTSQRNSYLDLGRAINENNQIQFVLIQHEFGFYKNQEQAFLQLLHDIKKPVVVAFHTVLPNPDSLLRLQVNNIVSACKSVVVMTKTSAEILMSDYGVSTKKISVIAHGTHLVPHLSEKFLKDKYGLTGRKVLTTFGLLSSGKSIETTLDALPAIIKQCPEVIFLVIGKTHPEVVKNEGEMYRESLVKKVNELGINDHVKFINKYLELPVLLEYLQLTDIYLFTTNDPNQAVSGTFVYAMSCGCPIISTPIPHAREVLTKDTGIIFDFRNSAQLASSVNLLLNDYPLRKNIISNTLQKIVSTAWENSAVAYAMLFQQMSGNKTKFRYNLPEINLAHLNAMTTEFGMIQFSKINQPDIKSGYTLDDNARALVASCMNFKLSSEKESTENIRKYLSFIKLCQQPSGNFLNYVDQDHNFTAQNQEVNLEDSNGRALWALGYVVSLKQILPDTIVTDAISIFQRAMLNLKSTKSPRAMAFAIKGLFYFQKTEKSAIFQSIVEVFANRLMELYKKESTSIWKWYESYMTYANSILPEAMLYAWLITGKESYKEIAVTSFDFLLSLIFNKNGIEVISNKGWLQKGQEAGQFGEQPIDVAYTIMTLSKFYDVLSDEDYRNKMEIAFNWFLGNNRLHQIVYNPCTGGCYDGLEETHVNLNQGAESTISYLMARLTVEKYKNEK
- a CDS encoding outer membrane beta-barrel protein, producing the protein MKKNVFTFLACLLIANTINAQGTDSDSRDNIHIGIKAGANYSNIYDSEGEEYEADGKIGFAGGLFLSLPLGKYVGIQPEVLFSQKGFKATSSVLGSDVGLTRTTNYIDIPIFLAIKPSRMLTLLVGPQYSYLIKQKDVFTNPITDVEVTQDFEADDIRKNTLCMVGGIDITLSSIVIGARVGMDLYNNNGDGTSTTPRYKNAWAQATVGFRF
- a CDS encoding serine hydrolase domain-containing protein, which encodes MKTRAWLLFAFTFIFVYTGCFAQNFDTQKLDSLFSLIEGNNKGMGSVSVFRDGKEIYQRGYGFANVEKGVKPDSETVYRIGSITKTFTAAIILKLIEQGKLSLDTKLSKFYPQIKNAGSITVNQLLHHRSGIFNFTATPDYLQWYNLPQSKQMLLDRLAAFDSNFEPDSKFEYSNSNYMLLTFIAEDAGGKPYDALLKEYITGPCGLKHTRIFDAISAEENEAASYSYFAGWVPEKETDCSVPLGAGALASTPADLNRFIVCLAGGKVVNAESVKLMTTMKDNYGMGLVPYKFKDWKGFGHDGGIDGFQSSLFFMPDLNMAVAIVSNGTLFRLSDIAIGILSVVTGDASYMLPVFTEAVKLDAADLEKYAGDYSSTQIGLKVKVFVQEGALFAQATGQPSFPLECFGTDKFRFETAGVVMEFVPAEKKMVLLQQGAKFTFTRQ